TCAAGCATTTCAAGAACTTTATTCTTGACTACGTTATTTAGCAAGCATATAAGCCCTTAAATTGGAGACGAAACAAGACAATTACAGATTTTCACAACAATACTCCAATGCACAAAAGACAATTTTAAAATGGCCTCACTGAAgcgtacagagtgaaatgatgCCCAGGTGTTGGCCATTTTGAAATTGTGTTTTACGCATTGGAGTATTGTTGACTTGGTATGTCTTAAGTGTTGTGGAGATTTAACCTTGCATTTATTTGGGGCATGCACATGCATTATATGCAAATGGTTTGGTCTATCAATTGTAGTTTGAATGACTCTTCATTGTCTAGTGATAATCAGAGCAAAATTTAGGTGAGGTTCCAGTAAACGGTCTAGGAGAAGTTCtcaaaagtacactatattgccaaatattttgggacacccctacaaatcattgaattcaggtgttgctaTTCAGAGGCtggggcttggccccttagttccagtgaaaggaattcttaattcttcagaataccaagacattttggacaatttcatgctcccaactttgtgggaacagtttggggatgaccccttcctgttccaacatgactgcacaccagtgcacaaagcaaggtccataaagacatggatgagcaagtttggtgtggaggaacatcaCAGAGTcatgacctcaacctgatagaacacatttgggatgaattagagcagagactgcgagccaggccttctcatccatcaACAGCACCTGAGCTCACAAatatgcttctagaggaacggtcaaaaattcccatgaacacactcccagaagaattgaagctgttatagctgcaaatggcaggccaactccatattacattcatgtgtgtgtaaaggcagacatcccagttttggcctggctcacagtctccgctctaattcatcccaaaggtgttctatcaggctgaggtcaggactctgtgcaggccagtcaagttcctcctaTCACCATCTGTGATAAAGTGTTCAAAACTTAcagccatttttattttgtttgaccACTCCAGCGCCACCGTGAGACTTTGTGccattgtaataataataataataataataataataataatccctaCAACAACAATAGGTTGAACTCCCAATAAATGAATGAGCTAAAAAGCTAGCAGGATTAATTTCCCTTCATTTCCATACACCAGGTCTCACAAGGGGGAGCTCGTGCTTGCTAAAAGAAAatactaattattttaaacGATTACATTgaacatattattattgttttgcttctttattatatatgttattagttattTATGGCATTATTCCTGGCTATTGTGAAGTGTTCTGTAAatacaatgaaacaaataagAAACTAATGTAGTTCTAAGAGTGATGGATGTAAATGTGGACCATCAGGCATGCCCTGACATGAAACCGGCTCATGTACTCTGAGGGAAAATGACAGCTTTCATGGCTTGGCGTGGCTCTAATTCATTTTTAACCTTTGAGCCCTTTTACTTCACtacctacatttttttttcatttggcaAAGCTTACATAAATGATAAAGATTGAAACATTTAGAATAAAAACTTGTGCATGTGTTTCTATAGTTTATAATACGTTATTTCAGGTCATTTTAAAGACCTGTAATAATCACTTTAACCATGAATGCGTGTGAGTGAGAAGAGGGTGTCACTTCTTTACAATATACAATCTCCATTGTATCGAGTTTCACTGTGACCAAAATATACAGGAGGTGTCATTTCTGGCTACAGTACAACAAAAACATGTTGTTTTGGGATTACTAAATCAATGACAAAGTCTTCATATACTAAACTTACTCCAAACTATTCTGATCAACCCCTTTTAATGGCAATATTATTTCTATAACCATTTATACACTGTGCTGTACTTTATTACTAACTAAACGGACACACAATGACACGATGTACTAagttattataataaaagtCGGAAAATTATAAATGGTCTAAATAAATACCTGCTTGGGCTTGTGTTGCCCCTGTTTTCTTGTCTTCAGAAGGCTCCATAAAAGGTTTTTCAAACTTTGCCAATGTGTCCAGACAAATCTATTTTATCTATAAGGAACAAGGGTTACTTTGTGAGATCTGTGAGGGTAAAACCTCGCGAGCTCTGCTTTAGTAAGGTTGTTTTTGCCGAGCTCGAAGCAATCAATAAGGACAGCGAGTGGCTACGAGGAAGTCGTAAATGTAAATTGCCTCTAGTCAATCGTGATGTCATGACATCACCCAACAAATAGTTTGCATGCACCCTTTCCCTATGTTCTGAGTCACACCTGGGAGGACACACTAACGCCGGGTTGCCAAGACCCACCTAGAAGCTATAAACTACATACGTTACACGACTCACATGAACGTGTACCATGCCCACAACTACTTTGGGTTTTATTTACTTCCGTGTACGTCACACGACGTCACCTGCAGTGCGTGTGGGTATTGTAGTCCATTTGAATTAATTActcatatctatatatatatttttccgaaatgtttattaattatcAAAAGCAACGTATTCAAGCTCATCGCGGAAGGTCACGATCGCTTGGAGAATACCTTCGATcacgtgtaaaaaaaaaaaaggtcctcGACATTTCTAAAACGCCATTTAAGCATGCAATCCTTTCTATATCAGCATGCGGGCTGGTCACGCGCACGTTGTTATAAACATAGCGCGTGACTCTAAGCCACGTGATCAGCGAAAAGAAAAGGAGGGCTGGGAGGCAGTGCAAACACAATTGTTTATAATTTGCTAAAATGCTGAAATGACTTTGAAACGGAGCGATATACGAAACTGGATAAACAGACTGCGTTTTCTTGCTAATGATGACAAGGAGATAGTTTAGTACTAGCGATTTATCGTTCTTACCTATGGAGGGATATTTCGGAAGTACTTACAAACCTACTGCATTGAACGTCTCGTGTGTATTAATTCATGAATTTCGCTGAAAAGATGTCTTGGTTTCGTTAAGACTCTCAATAAGTCAGACTTCTGTCCGTAGTTGACTGTCAGGAAGACTGAAAAGGTGAGTTTATGGTATTTAGGTTATATTCATTACAGTTGCTTATCATTCTTGCTCCTGTAGGTGATCTGATCTGTTTGGTTTCTTCAGGATGTATATACTGATTCTAAATTcatcacatactgtataaaataacatgtttatgtcacatttacatttcctttcatttaattaaattttgcTACTCAGAAATGACTTCTCATCTCATTACTTAccacctttaaataaataaaatatttacagatgAACGCATTAGTTGCTCTGTGCCACTTCTGTGAACTCCATGGACCTCGCACACTGTTTTGCACCGAGGCTGTTCATCCACCGTCACCCTCACCTCCTCAGCCAGGATCAGCGATGATGCCTGATCGAGAACCTGAAGGAGAGCGTGATGGAGAGGGACTCACCATGAAGGCCaacagctctgacacacacagagctgacaTGTGCGAGGTGAGAACTATAGCAGTGCCCATTTTCGTTGCATTGGCAAATGACGGATGAAGGGCAGTTGAATTAATCAACGGCTTTGTTTTATTGCTTTAATATGATCTTATCTTCTCTCCTTGTTTATTTTGGTGTCTGATGTTTTTTGATCTCTTGCATGCTTAGGGCTGTCGCTCCCTCCCTGCTTCTCACCCTGGTTTTGTGAGTGTGGACAGTGAGACGGGGATTCGCTTCCTTAGTCATCAGCATCCACGTCAGCCACAGCTGTTCAGCATGGTGCGGCAGGCTTGTGTGCGCAGTCTGAGCTGTGAGGTaagtgctgtctgtgtgtgtctgtgtgtgtgtgtgatggggaaATGACTGTCCTGTGATCTTTAATTGCGAAAGGGTGACCACATTTAGATTCATGTACATTTGTAGAACAAACAAATTATTCCTTTCTCAAATACCTTTTTGATCTGAATATGAACACTGGTGCTTTTTACAGGTGTGTCCAGGTAGAGAAGGACCCATCTTCTTTGGAGATGAGCAGCATGGCTTTGTGTTCTCGCACACGTTCTTCATCAAAGACAGCCTGGCACGTGGCTTCCAGCGCTGGTACAGCATCATTATAGTGGCCATGGACAGAATCTACCTCATCAACTCCTGGCCTTTCCTGTTGCGCCACCTGAAAATCACTATTCAGAGTCTGCAGGGCACAGCACTCCAGGTAGCAGAGGTCCAATCCCACTAATCCCAGAAAAAGCTCAGGGTTATGATCATATCAAAACCATTTGACGAAATTAAAGTGCAATTTATTAATCACAGACTGAAGAGAGACAAAATGTTGCTAGagggactgtactgtgttttaAACCTTTAATTATGACGCAGCGAAATTGCTTACTTGTGTCTTGTGTCTTGAAGTGATGGTTACATACACTAGCCAATTATTTTAACAGGACATGCCTGCAAATCCTGCTTAATCTCACAATTATCCAATAAGCCAAAAGTttggaaaaacatcacctgatttatatttacatttcatttctggcatttagcagatgctcttatccagagcgatgtataAACGTTCTTTGAAGTCTTCTTTATTATCAAcaaatacattaacattaactggTTCAATTGGTCActgacttaggataccatcagcctaaaatctgtgtgtatgtgtgagatatatacactatattgccaaaagtatttgctcacctgccttgactcgcatatgaacttaagtgacatcccattcctaatccatagggttcaatatgacgtcggtccaccctttgcagctataacaggttcaagtcttctgggaaggctgtccacaaggtttaggagtgtgtttatgggaatttttgaccattcttccagaagcgcatttgtgaggtcacacactgatgttggacgagaaggcctggctctcagtctccgctctaattcatcccaaaggtgttctatcgggttgaggtcaggactctgtgcaggccagtcaagttcctccacaccagactctgtcatccatgtctttatggaccttgctttgtgcactggtgcacagtcatgttggaagaggaaggggccagctccaaactgttcccacaaagttgggagcatggaattgtccaaaatgtcttggtatgctgaagcattcagagttcctttcactggaactaaggggccaagcccagctcctgaaaaacaaccccacatcataatcccccctccaccaaactttacacttggcacaatgcagtcagacaagtaccgttctcctggcaaccgccaaacccagactcgtccatcagattgccagatggagaagcgcgattcgtcactccagagaacgtgtctccactgctctagagtccagtggcggcgtgttttacaccactgcatccaacgctttgcattgcacttggtgatgtatggcttggatgcagctgctcggccatggaaacccattccatgaagctctctgcgcactgttcttgagctaatctgaaggccacatgaagtttggaggtctgtagcgattgactctgcagaaagttggcgacctcttcgcactatgcgcctcagcatccgctgaccccgctccgtcagtttacgtggcctaccacttcgtggctgagttgctgtcgttcccaaacacttccacgttcttataatacagctgacagttgactgtggaatatttaggagcgaggaaatttcacgactggatttgttgcacaggtggcatcctatcacagttccacgctggaattcactgagctcctgagagcgacccattctttcacaaatgtttgtaaaaacagtctgcatgcctaggtgcttgattttatacacctgtggccaaggaagtgattggaacacttgattctgattatttggatgggtgagcaaatacttttggcaatatagtgtgtgtgtgtgtgtgtgtgtgtgtgtgtgtgtatatatatatatatatatatatatatatatatatatatatatatatatatatatatatatatatatatatatatatatatatatatatatatatatatatataaatataaaaatagtttaatgtttcaggaagaggtaggtcttcatctgttGTTTGAACACCAGTGACTCATATGTACGGACgtctagaggaagttcattgcactacctcggtgccagaacatagagaagtctagatgtatacctaccatgtaccctgagagatggtgggaccggTTATTTCAGTGCAAGTAGATCGGAGGAAGCATGGTGCAGTGAGAGTaataataagagctttgaggtaaaatggtgctggtccattcttggctttttaggcaagcatcagtgttttgaatctgatgcgcttagctactggaagccagtggagggaacgcagcagtggggtggtgtgggagaacctGGGAATGGTTaaaacaagtcacacagctgcattttggatcactTGCAGaggatgaattgcattcagaggtagacctaccagtagagagttgcagtagcCCAGTCTCGTAATAataagagactgaacaagcacctgagcagcctgtgtggataaaaatagcCGGATTCATTTGATGTTTTACTGAAGAAACGTGACGTGACGttagtaacatgggaggaaaaggacagtcgATTGTCCATATGGTTACCCCAAGGGTGCAAGCAGTGGCCAAAGGGGAGATTAGAGAGTTGTTTAGAGATATTGCaagctggcctggcctggcctggcctggcctggcctggcctggggATGAATCATGTGATATGACCAGCAGTTAAATTTTGCTGTGATTGAGTATCAGCCATCTTCCATGACGATTTGTCCAGCAGACATGCTGAAATCCGCCCAGAAGCTGttgtatctgagggagggaaggaggagaTAAGTTGAGTGTCATTGGCATAGCAGTTGTAAAAGAACCCATGCGAGGATATAACTTTGTCAAGAGAGTGAGTATAGAGCATAGGTGTCGAAccgtatccacaaagggccagtgtgggtgcaggttttctttccaaccgagcagaagccacacctgattccacctgtttaatcaactgatcttggctttcagtagatttaggtgtggcttctgcttgtaTAAACtgcttgtgttattataaacaATGCGTTCAGGAATTTTAGAAAGGAAGGAGGCAAGTGATCTCGGTTTGTAGTTGCTGATGTCTGAGGGTTGAGTAGTGAAGAGAAGATATTTGTGGAGCTTACAAAGGTCTTGTGCAGAAACTTCAAGCTTTTCCTTGTAGAAGGCAGTCTTGGTAGAAGTCCGAAGAGAATTTGATCGGAGATGTAAAGTGGTGTAGcagtcatgtctgtagctgATAAAAACCAGATCCAGAATATTTCCTCCCTTGTGTGTGAGGGTTCAGCTGTTGAACGAGTGAAATCAGAAGGGTCAGCAGGCAAGAAGACTGAAGCTCTTTTTCAGGTCTTTTTCCGAATCTTTTTCCAGTTTCAGCTGTCCAGGTTCTGTAAGTCTATGGCTAATGTAGCCTTTAATTCATGTTCTTGGTTGACAGGACTGAGACCTGATGTGGTCACCTGCTGCGGTAGTCCACCTGCCTCAATGTTTTGAAATGCTtctctgctcaccacagttgtaaagaatgTTTACTGAGCTACCATAGCCTTCCAATCTGCTTCAATCTGGCTAGCCTTTCTCCTATGACCTCTCTAAGGCATTTCTgccttaaatattaaatatgtaatttaattccatttttgtttattttatttatttttccatttatgaAATGCACATgtggacatttaaaaaaacagaatttataTCCAAGGCAAAAGACGACTGACCTGGTATCTGTTTTACTCTTCACTTTCAGGTGTTTGAAAGCGAGCAGGTGGTATGCCCTCAGAGAGCAGAACGGATTTTTTCACCAGCAAGTTTTCCTCATCAACGCAATGGCAATGCAGCTCGCTCTCTAACCTCTCTGACCCAGCATCCCAATCTGTGGGCCAGCCTGCATACTTCTTTCAGCTGGTAGGACATGCACGAAAACAACTTGCACAAACAGAGCTCACTACATAGACACTTCATGTACCTTACTGACTTGTGTAATTCAGTGGCAGGGTGAATACAGCATTCATTCTAATGCTTGTTTATTATACAGGCTGCTAAAGGCATGTGGGAGCAGACTGACTGAAAAACTACTTGAGGGAGCGCCTACTGAAGATACACTTGTCCTCATTGAAAGACAAACAGGTAAAGGTCCTTTAGTGGCAGACGTGCTCAAATTTACCCTGGGTATAACCCCGATATTGGATACAAGATCTATTTATATAAGGCAATAAAAGTGATTTTCCACTAAGAAATATTGCagcttattttttaatgaatataaacAATTTCATTTACAACAAGTTTCATTTAACTAATTCATAATGGGGAACAGCAATGCATTAATCAAGGTGGATACAAACAGCTTCATGGATACATTTTACATACGTTTATAtgagcagttcacaaaaaatttgTATTCAAGAAAATGCAGTAAATTTACACATGATAAGACTAACCTTGTAATCAGTATAAATCTCGATCAGCTTTTTTATCATTTGCTCTGAGTAACAGTATTTTTAATGTATGTATTATGCTGTCTAGTTAAATgcacatttaaatgtttatctgtgtatatactatttatacactgaccaggcataacattgtgaccacatgggcaccctgactgttctgtggctatgcagccccatatgcaaaaACTGCGatacacttttgatagatactgaccactgcagaccgggaacaccccacaagagctgcagttttggagatgctctgatccagtcgtctagccatcacaatttggcccttcgtcaaactcactcaaatccttttcccatttttcctgcttctaacacatcaaccttgaggacaaaatgtttacttgctgcctaatatatccctcccactaacaggtgcctgattggtgtatatctgTTCAAATGAAATGCTTCAATATAAAAGGAGGACACCTGGTGTATGTAGATGATCGACACAGTTAAAATCGTAAATCAGCTCTTACTGGAAGAGTTATCATAGCATTATTAGCATTATCATATAATGCAACAGATATTTAGAGGACACAGAATTCACctctactatatatatatatatatatatttttttttttttttttttttttttttttttttttttaactgttttttgTCCCTTTTGGATGCTCTGATTTGCCTGGGTGCACTGCTAAGTAATAATTTGTACATTCTCATAGATATGAGTCAAAAGTACTGTAGCTTCTGCCTCTGAGACATTCTTCTGTGTTTCACCATTCTGTACTGTAAACTTGGCTTTTTAAATAAGTTTTATGGGCATCAGCAGCAGCTGTGGCAAATAAGAAGAAACAGTGTTTTATGAATCCCCTTTGTAAATATTTAGCTCTGTTTGGCTTAAGCAATCATGTACACACAGCTTTACTCAAAGATTTATGAATGAAGTTCTTTATTTGTAAATGTGTAGTAAATAACTAGCCTTCTTCCCATTTCTCACATCAATAGTTTTTTTTGGCATCCtttaaatgttctttatattcAGATGATAGGAAGCATCTTGTGCCTTTTTATATGAAATAGTTTCACAGTTAGTTCCAAAACTATTtggacattttaaataaaataatgagccATAGTTCAGTCTTTCAGCTTTGTAGATTTACAGCACTCGATATGTGGTTCCCCTGTTTAAGGGTCCTAAAGTAAATAGACAGTTGGCTGCTGAGCTATTTCATGGTCCTGTGTGTTACAATATGTTACATCACTATAACAGTTCTAAGTAGTTAGCTATAGACTAGTCAGAGCTGATTTTGTGCATTTGGAGTCTGTTGCTGTTAACTCACAGTATGAAGGTCAAAGAACAGCCACTGCCAGTGATGCAAGCCATCATTAGGCTGAAAAATCAAAACATTATGTGATTTTTGTATTTGGCACCTTGTTATGAAGAATGTCTCAAGAACAGGAAAACCAGATTAGAGTTTGCCAGAAGCATCTACAAATACTTGTACAGTTGTGGAACAACCTCCTGTAAACTGATGAGACAAAGGTGAACTTGTATCAGAATGATGAAAAAAGAATAATATGGAGATGGGAAGGAACTACACATGATCCAAAGCATATCACTTTATCTCATGGCTTGGGTGTTGAACATAGAGCTGCCAATTAAACTGATCCTTTTGTATTTATTGATGTTGCGACTGCTGATAACAGCCTCAGGCTGAAGTGCTTCACTATACTGATAGACGGCTGAAATTACAAAAACGTCCGTGCAAATATTTATGGACCTGACTGTGCATGGGTTGTATCAACAGTACGTCCATTGCCAAGTAGTGAGAGAGAACATTTAATAACAAGCAATATAATTATACACAAATCCTGAATGATTTTAGGCTAGTGGGCTTTGGCCTAGagggatatttttttaatcaacagAGACAAGCGTTTCAAGTTTTGTAACCACAGTATCGATTTCTGAGATTGTAGATATGGTGTGATAAGCAAGTCAAGCTAATTATTTACTACCTGCTGATTCACTTTACCCAAAGTTTGTGATTATATCGTCATTCCTGATACAAACATACCTAAATgagtgctgcttttttttttcttttttttttttcaaa
The nucleotide sequence above comes from Hemibagrus wyckioides isolate EC202008001 linkage group LG01, SWU_Hwy_1.0, whole genome shotgun sequence. Encoded proteins:
- the flcn gene encoding folliculin; protein product: MNALVALCHFCELHGPRTLFCTEAVHPPSPSPPQPGSAMMPDREPEGERDGEGLTMKANSSDTHRADMCEGCRSLPASHPGFVSVDSETGIRFLSHQHPRQPQLFSMVRQACVRSLSCEVCPGREGPIFFGDEQHGFVFSHTFFIKDSLARGFQRWYSIIIVAMDRIYLINSWPFLLRHLKITIQSLQGTALQVFESEQVVCPQRAERIFSPASFPHQRNGNAARSLTSLTQHPNLWASLHTSFSWLLKACGSRLTEKLLEGAPTEDTLVLIERQTEQEEEMNAEGVGDTAQDCHLDITQDRDFLYGDDGKGAESLGPKFKSLRHLRQVLGVTEFRQLAWHVLMGNQVIWRGQDCGLIQSAFGMLKALLPVGCVRVIPYTTQYEEAYRCNFLGLSPDVQIPSHVTSSEFMVLVEVLNVEHGSAYPAYNEDILSLYQFNISSANTQPTDKGPTLLNKIELALANENLSVDVVSHCLLCLKEEWMNKVKVLFKFSKVDGRGREDTQKVLALLGATGHGEDDNVRLLKFWMTGLSKTYKSHLMTAVRGGERSMSQ